The following proteins come from a genomic window of Victivallis lenta:
- a CDS encoding DUF2190 family protein translates to MKAKYIQKGDAVDYIPNQDMDAGEIVCLGNLIGITRIPIKAGTLGTLTLSGVFDIIKQAGVTFSTGDSVCWNSSSGSAAHTGVVLGLAIEKSSADSEHVRVLLNCNANSQKESSGADAEWLPL, encoded by the coding sequence ATGAAAGCAAAATATATTCAAAAAGGCGATGCGGTGGATTATATCCCAAATCAAGACATGGATGCGGGAGAAATCGTGTGCCTTGGCAACCTGATTGGGATCACACGAATTCCGATCAAGGCAGGAACACTTGGAACTCTTACCCTTTCCGGGGTTTTCGATATCATCAAACAGGCGGGAGTCACTTTCTCCACTGGCGACAGTGTCTGTTGGAACTCTTCTTCCGGATCTGCCGCGCATACTGGAGTTGTTCTTGGCCTTGCCATTGAAAAATCCAGCGCTGACTCCGAACACGTCCGAGTGCTTTTGAACTGCAACGCAAATTCACAAAAAGAATCGTCCGGAGCGGATGCCGAATGGCTTCCGCTTTAA